The following are from one region of the Carassius auratus strain Wakin chromosome 43, ASM336829v1, whole genome shotgun sequence genome:
- the LOC113061329 gene encoding glycine amidinotransferase, mitochondrial: protein MLRVRCLRGGSRGAEAAHLIGALVGRVASGWASRAFRNTSSSAAAQLPLTVDEPVTEHAPEDCPVCAFNEWDPLEEVIVGRAENACVPPFTVEVKANTYEKYWPFYQQHGGHTFPKDHVKKAVAEIEEMCNILQHEGVTVRRPEPIDWSVEYKTPDFTSTGMYAAMPRDILIVVGNEIIEAPMAWRARFFEYRAYRPLIKEYFRRGAKWTTAPKPTMSDQLYDQEYPIRTVEDRHKLAAQGKFVTTEFEPCFDAADFIRAGTDIFVQRSQVTNYMGIEWMRRHLAPTYKIHILSFKDPNPMHIDATFNIIGPGLVLSNPDRPCRQIEMFKKAGWTVVTPPTPLIPDNHPLWMSSKWLSMNVLMLDEKRVMVDANEMTIQKMFENLGINTIKVSIRHANSLGGGFHCWTTDVRRRGTLQSYFL from the exons ATGCTGCGAGTCCGATGCCTGAGAGGAGGGAGCCGTGGAGCAGAAGCTGCTCATCTGATCGGGGCTCTG GTGGGTCGCGTGGCGTCGGGATGGGCGTCGCGCGCGTTCCGCAACACCTCGAGTTCCGCCGCCGCGCAGCTCCCGCTCACGGTGGACGAGCCGGTAACCGAGCACGCGCCCGAGGACTGCCCCGTGTGCGCGTTCAACGAGTGGGACCCGCTCGAGGAGGTGATTGTAGGGCGAGCCGAGAACGCCTGCGTCCCCCCGTTCACCGTGGAGGTCAAG gccaaCACGTATGAGAAATACTGGCCCTTCTACCAGCAGCACGGGGGACACACATTCCCGAAGGACCACGTGAAGAAAGCAGTCGCTGAAATCGAGGAAATGTGCAATATACTCCAGCATGAGGGAGTCACAGTGAGACGACCGGAACCCATCGACTGGTCAGTGGAGTATAAAACCCCGGACTTCACCTCCACCG GCATGTATGCAGCGATGCCGAGAGATATCCTGATCGTGGTGGGGAACGAGATCATCGAGGCCCCGATGGCCTGGAGAGCCCGGTTCTTCGAGTACCGTGCGTATCGGCCCCTCATCAAGGAGTACTTCAGACGAGGAGCCAAGTGGACCACTGCACCCAAACCCACCATGAGTGACCAGCTGTACGATCAG gagtaCCCCATCCGCACCGTGGAGGACAGACATAAGCTGGCTGCTCAGGGGAAGTTTGTCACCACTGAGTTCGAGCCGTGTTTCGACGCTGCAGACTTCATCAGAGCTGGCACTGATATCTTTGTACAGAGGAGTCAG GTTACAAACTACATGGGCATCGAGTGGATGAGACGTCACCTCGCCCCAACCTACAAGATCCACATACTCTCCTTCAAAGACCCAAACCCCATGCACATCGATGCCACCTTTAACATCATCGGCCCGGGGCTGGTGCTGTCCAATCCGGATCGGCCCTGCAGGCAG ATCGAGATGTTTAAGAAGGCCGGCTGGACTGTGGTGACTCCTCCGACTCCTCTTATTCCAGACA ATCATCCGTTGTGGATGTCATCCAAATGGCTCTCCATGAATGTCTTGATGCTGGACGAGAAGCGTGTGATGGTGGACGCTAACGAGATGACCATACAGAAGATGTTTGAGAATCTGG GTATTAACACCATTAAAGTCAGCATCCGTCACGCTAACTCTCTGGGAGGAGGCTTCCACTGCTGGACGACGGACGTGCGCCGCCGCGGGACGCTCCAGTCCTACTTCCTCTAG